In Sorangium aterium, the genomic stretch CGGTCCCCACCGCGAGCCGCTGCCCCATGCCGGAGGACGGCTACCCCGTCGTGCTCTTCGCTCACGGCACCGGCGGCGACTACCGCTCCTACGTCCGCCGCGGCACCGGCCAGGAGCTCGCGGAGCGGTGCCTCGCGGTCATGGGCGTGGACCAGATCTTCCACGGCGCGCGCCCGGAGGCGCCGCAGGATCCGTCGCAGGCCGGGCTCCTCTACTACAACGTGCAGAACGTGGCCGCGGCGCGGACGAACGCGCGGCAGTCGGCGCTCGACGAGGTGCAGCGGGCGCGCCTCTTCACCGAGTCGCGGATGGCGGTGCCCGCCGCCGTGTCCAGCACGGGGGAGCAGATCCGGTTCGACCCGTCGAAGATCCTGTTCTTCGGGCACTCCCAGGGCGGGCTCAACGGGCCGCTCTACCTCGCGGCGGACGACTCGGCGCGGGGCGGTGTGCTCTCCGGGGCATCGGCCGTCATGTCGGTCACCCTGCTCGAGAAGACGAACCCGCCGCCGAGCATCGCGGCGCTGGTCAAGTCGGTCTTCCTCGGGCTGATGGGCGAGGAGGACGGCGAGGTGAACGAGTTCCACCCCGCGATCTCGCTCGCGCAGTCGATCGTCGACGTTGTCGATCCGATCCACTACGCTGCGCGCCTGTTCGTCGCGCCCCGCGACGGCTTCGCGCCGAAGAGCATCTACATGACCGAGGGCATCAACCCGGATGGCACCGGCGACACGTTCGCGCCGCCTCGCGGCATCGAGATGCACGCGCTGGCGATGGGCTTGCCGCTGCAGCTGCCTGCGCAGCTCCCGATCCCGGAGTACGGCTTCGGCGGCCCCGCGCCCGTCGAGGTGCCGCCCGGAGGGCTCGCCGGCAACCTCGCCGACGGCCGCGCGTCGGGGTTGCTCGCGCAGTGGCCGGTCCCCGAGGGGAGCGACGGTCACTTCGTGATCTTCGACGTGCCAGCGGCGGCCGCGCAGGCCCACGGCTTCCTCCAGAGCCTCGCGGACGCGCCCCGCGGGCGGGTGCCGGCTCCATGAGCGCGGCTCTCGTGCTCGCGTCGCGCGTCGCCGCGCTGCTCGCGCGCTCCGGCGTGGAGGCGCGGCCCCCGGCCGCGGGGGCGGGCGCGTGGTCCCTCGCGCTGGCCGAGCCGCCGGATCTCGCGGCGCTCTACGCGGCGGCGGACGGCATCGCGCTCCCGGACGGGACGCTCATCCTGCCGCGCGGCGACGTCGCGCGGGCGACGGCGTGGCTCGCGGAGGAGCGCTCGCTCGACTGGGCGCACGACCTCCTGGTCATCGGGGAGCGGGAGGATCTCGTCATCGTGCTCGACCTCGACGTCGCGGGCGCGCGGGCCGGGGGCGGCGTGCTCGAGGCGCCGACCGACGGGCTCGCGTCGTTCCAGCGCGTCGCCCGCTCGGTGGTCGGCTACCTGGAGCGGCGCCTCGGCGTCGCAGGGGCCGAGGCCGCGGGGCCCGAGGTGCGGGCGCGCGAGGCCGCGGCGCGCCGCGACCTCCCGGCGCTCGTCGAGGCGCTCTCGGAGGAGATGTACCCGGGCGCGGAGCGGCAGGTCGCGCACGCGGCGCTCACGCTGGGCGCGCTCCTGTCGGAGCGCGGGGACGAGGCGGCGCTGGACGCCTTCGCGCGCTCGGTCGAGGCGCGGGTCGCGGCGGCGCCGCGGGGCGCCGCGGGGCCCGAGCGGCTCGCGGCGTGGCGCGCGTGCGAGATCGCGGCGCGAGAGGCGGGGGCAGAGGTGATCGCCGCGGCGTGCGCGGCGCGGGCGAGCGGCGGGGGGTAGGGGGCTGGCCGCGAAGCGCCTCGGCAGACGGCGCTCCGTCGCTCAGCGGACCGAGCTCACCTGGCGCATCGCTCCCGGAGCCTCGCGCGCCACGCGCGCACCACGGACGTCTGATCCCCCTTGCGCAGCATGAACTCCGTCAGCCCCGCGACGTCGAGGCCGGGCAGGAGCCGGCTCTGCCCGGCCTCCGCGTAGCCGTCCGGGCCGAGGAGGTGGATGGAGAGCTTCCCCTTCTTCAGGAACCAGACCTCGGGCACGCCGAGCCCCGCATAGACGGAGAGCTTGTTGATCGTCCCGCTCTTCTCGATGATCTCGATCGCGAGCTCCGGGATCTCCCCGTCCTCGACCGTCCCGAGCACGTAGCACTCGTCCGGCTCCACCCCCCGCTCCGCGAGCCTCTTGCGGACGGTCATGCTGCCGTATCCGCTGAGCGGCAGCTCCGCCTCTTCGGCATAGGCCTCGACGAGGCGGGCAAGGATCGTCTTCCGCCCCTCGTGGGGTCCGCCCGGGCTCATCAGCTCCAGCACTCCCTCGCAGTACGTCACCCGCACGCCAGCCCGGTCGCCGAGGGCGGCCAGGATGGCCTCGTACTGCTCCCACGAGACGTCATGAACGACGAAGAGCTGGTCTTCCGAGCCGTCCGCCGCGACAGCGTCGGCGGCGCCGGCAGGGGGGGCGAGGAGGGGTGCAGCGGCGGCCATGACAGCGTGCTCCTCCGAGGAGTATCACCCCCGCGCCGCGCGCTGGCAACCGCCGATCCCAGCGCCCGCGCGCCGCTGCCCCGCTCGACGGCCCTGACGCGCGCCACGGACTCGCCGGACGCTGCCAGGGGCGGGCCCGGGGCGCTCGGGAGCCGCGCCCTCAGAACACGCGCCCCAGCCCGTCGAGCGCCGCGACGCGGTAGGCCTCGGCCATGGTGGGGTAGTTGAACGTCGTGTTCACGAAGTACCGGATCGTGTTGTGCGGCGCAGGCTGCGACATGATCGCCTGCCCGATGTGGATGATCTCCGCGGCGTTCTCGCCGAAGCAGTGGATCCCGAGCAGCGCGAGCGTCTCCCGGTGGAAGATCAGCTTCAGCATCCCGACCTGCTGGCCTGTGATCTGGGCGCGCGCGAGCGTCTTGAACGTCGACTTCCCCACCTCGTAGGGCACCTTCTCCGCCGTGAGCTCCCGCTCGCTCTTGCCCAGCGACGAGATCTCGGGCGTCGTGTAGATGCCCGTGGGGATGTCCCGGACCAGCTTGTCGTCGGCGTCGCCGCAGAGGTGGCTGGCCACGTACCGGCCCTGGTCGTAGCTCGCGCTCGCGAGCGCCGGGAAGCCGACGACGTCGCCGACCGCGTAGATGTGCGGCTGGCTCGTCTGGAACGTCTCGCTCACCTCGATCTGACCGCGCTTGTTCGGCGTGATGCCGACGCTCTCCAGGCCGAGATCGGCCGTGTTGCCCGACCTCCCGTTGGCCCAGAGGAAGACCTCGCTCCGGAGCTTCTTCCCGCTCTTCAGGGAGAGCACGACGCCCTCCTTCGTGGCCTCGACCGCCTCGTGCTCCTCGCCGTTCAGGACGCGGATCCCCTTGTCGCAGAAGTGGTAGCCGAGCGCGTCGGTGATCTCGTCGTCGAGGAACTCCAGGAGATGGGCGCGCGTGTTCACGAGGTTCACGGCGACCTGCATGTTGCGCAGCATCGACGCGTACTCGCACCCGATGACGCCCGCCCCGAAGATCGTGATGCTCCGGGGGGTGTGATCCATGCGCAGCAGCGTGTCGCTGTCGAAGATGCGCGGGTGGCTGAAGTCGATGTCGGCCGGCCGGTACGGCCGCGAGCCGGTCGCGATGACGAAGCTGTCGGCCGTGTAACGCCGGCGCTGGCCCCCGTCGCCCTCCACCTCGATCGTGTGCGGATCGACGAAGCTGGCCTGCCCCGGAATGAGCTGGACGCGGTTCCGGTCGTAGAAGCTCTCCCGCAGATCGACCTGCTCGTCGATGACGCGGTTCGCGGTCGCGAGGAGCTCGGCGAACGGGTACTCCGGAACCACATCCATCCGCTTGTAGATGGGGCTCTGGTTGATCAGGTTCATGTGGTAGATCGCGCGGCGCAGCGCCTTGCTGGGGATCGTCCCCCAGTGGGTGCAGCCCCCGCCGACCCGCGTGTAGCGCTCGATCGCCGCGACCGACTTGCCGTGCTTCGCGGCCGTCATGGCGGCGCCTTCGCCGCCCGGCCCCGTGCCGATGATGATGAGATCGAAGTGCGGGGTGGTCGCCATCGAGTTCCTTGCCTCCGGCGCGCCGCGCGCGCGTGCGCCAGGGAAGGCTACTCGAACTGGAGCGGCTCGTCGTCGTCCCCGACGCCGAGCATCTCGAGGATCTGCCGCACCTCCATGGCGGACTCGACCTCAGGGCCCGCGTCCAGGAAGCCCTGGAGGTGCTTCCGCGCGAGCGCGCGGTTGCCGCGGGCCGCGTACGCGAGCCCCATCGCGTGCATCGCCTCGCCGTCCTTCGGGAACCGGCGGAGCGCCTCCTTCGCCTGCGCGATCGCGCCCTCCGTGTCGCCGACGCGACGGAGCGCGTGCGACAGGGCCACCCGCGCCCCGAGGAAGCTCGGCGCGAGCCGCACGGCGGCGCGGTATGCATCGCGCGCCGGCTCGAGCTGGCCGAGCTCGTAGAGCGCGTGCCCGAGCAGGTTGTACGCGTACGGGTTCGACGGGGAGGCCTTGATCACGTCGCGCAGCGCGACGAGCGCCTCCTGGACTTGCTCCTCTTGCAGGAGCTCGGCCGCCTCCTCGACGGCCTCCCAGTGGGCGGAGTCGATCGATTCGTCCACCACGGCTCTGAGCACCATGGCGCGCAGTCTAGCCAGAATCGGCGCGCCGTCCTGGGCTCCTTCGTGGTACCGGCCGGGCCGTGAGGCGCCCGCCGCGGATCCGGCTGCTCTTGTGGCACGCGAGCGCCGCGATCCCGGTGCTCGGCGCCGCCGCGGCGTTCTACGGACCCGCGCTCGCCAGGACGGGCGGCGTCTGGCCGGCGCCCCTCGACGACGTCTACATCCACTTCGGGTTCGCCCGCGCCGCGGCCCTTGGCCACCCGTTCTCGTGGATCCCGGGCAACGGCTACTCCTCGGGCGGGACCAGCCTGGCGTACCCCCTCGCCCTCGCGCCCGGGTACCTGCTCGGGTTTCGCGGCGCGTGGCTCGGCCTCTTCGCCGCGCTCCTCGCGTGCGCCGCGCTGCTCGACCTCTGCCGGTCGCTCCGGCGGCTCCTCGAGCCGCGCGCCGGGCCCGGCGCCGCGTCCTCCCGCTGGGTCGCCTGGGTCGCGCCGCTCTTCGTCGTGGCCGTGCCGCTGCTCGACTGGAGCTGGTTCTCCGGGATGGAGGTCGCGCTGCTCGGCGCGGTGATGGGCCGGGCGCTCGTCGCGGTGCGGCGCGCCGAGCTCGCCCCGCCGGCGCAGCGCCCGGCCGAGCAGCTCCGGGCAGGGCTCCTCGCCGCGCTGCTCGTCGCGACGCGGCCCGAGGCCGTCGCGCTCGCGGCGCCGCTCGCGATCGCCGTGGCCCACGCGGCGGGCTCGCTGGGCGCGGCGGCGTCGCTCGCGCGCGCGTCCCTGCCGACCGCGCTGCTCCTCGGCGCGCAGGCCGCCGCGAACCGCGCGCTCACGGGGGAGTGGAGCGCCGCGGGGGCGGTGCGCAAGCTCATCCTCTCGAACCCGTACCCGGCGCCGCTCGAGAAGGCGGTGGAGGTGATCAAGAACCTCGCTGCGCTGCGGGTGCAGGCGCTGGAGAGCGCGCTCGGCGGTCCGTCCTATGCCCTCCTCTTGCCGCTGCTCGGCGCGATCGCGGCGCTCGACCGGCGCGCGCGGCGCCTCGCCGTGCCGCTCCTGATCGGCGCC encodes the following:
- a CDS encoding Uma2 family endonuclease; its protein translation is MAAAAPLLAPPAGAADAVAADGSEDQLFVVHDVSWEQYEAILAALGDRAGVRVTYCEGVLELMSPGGPHEGRKTILARLVEAYAEEAELPLSGYGSMTVRKRLAERGVEPDECYVLGTVEDGEIPELAIEIIEKSGTINKLSVYAGLGVPEVWFLKKGKLSIHLLGPDGYAEAGQSRLLPGLDVAGLTEFMLRKGDQTSVVRAWRARLRERCAR
- the sthA gene encoding Si-specific NAD(P)(+) transhydrogenase, which codes for MATTPHFDLIIIGTGPGGEGAAMTAAKHGKSVAAIERYTRVGGGCTHWGTIPSKALRRAIYHMNLINQSPIYKRMDVVPEYPFAELLATANRVIDEQVDLRESFYDRNRVQLIPGQASFVDPHTIEVEGDGGQRRRYTADSFVIATGSRPYRPADIDFSHPRIFDSDTLLRMDHTPRSITIFGAGVIGCEYASMLRNMQVAVNLVNTRAHLLEFLDDEITDALGYHFCDKGIRVLNGEEHEAVEATKEGVVLSLKSGKKLRSEVFLWANGRSGNTADLGLESVGITPNKRGQIEVSETFQTSQPHIYAVGDVVGFPALASASYDQGRYVASHLCGDADDKLVRDIPTGIYTTPEISSLGKSERELTAEKVPYEVGKSTFKTLARAQITGQQVGMLKLIFHRETLALLGIHCFGENAAEIIHIGQAIMSQPAPHNTIRYFVNTTFNYPTMAEAYRVAALDGLGRVF
- a CDS encoding tetratricopeptide repeat protein produces the protein MVLRAVVDESIDSAHWEAVEEAAELLQEEQVQEALVALRDVIKASPSNPYAYNLLGHALYELGQLEPARDAYRAAVRLAPSFLGARVALSHALRRVGDTEGAIAQAKEALRRFPKDGEAMHAMGLAYAARGNRALARKHLQGFLDAGPEVESAMEVRQILEMLGVGDDDEPLQFE